A region from the Vicia villosa cultivar HV-30 ecotype Madison, WI linkage group LG3, Vvil1.0, whole genome shotgun sequence genome encodes:
- the LOC131658899 gene encoding uncharacterized protein LOC131658899, translated as MVQSWRAAGLSSLIEPRIHNFNDVKSFILDICHREGMRDAGRFAVLLDEIWKNRNNIVWNDTREEATKIGLQAYFNWRDWFLERRTDEGVQEHPPPTVWTPPDEGTFKCNVDAGYNNRLGTSNRGWCVRNNGGHFIIAGVAWDYGLLPTNVAEAMALKEAIQGAISLQLNNVIFESDSQLVVKAILKNQVGRSEFSHVILAIKNLLHFFPNFEVKFIKRQANSVAHKLTKAVNSWSRRHVINETPLCIVSHLINERH; from the coding sequence ATGGTCCAGagttggcgggcagcaggtttgtctTCTTTGATTGAACCCCGTATCCATAATtttaatgatgttaaatcctttattCTTGATATTTGTCATAGAGAGGGTATGAGGGACGCCGGTAGGTTCGCGGTGCTGTTGGATGAAATATGGAAGAATAGGAATAATATTGTTTGGAATGACACGCGGGAAGAGGCGACAAAAATTGGTTTGCAAGCCTACTTCAATTGGCGGGATTGGTTCTTAGAAAGAAGGACTGATGAGGGGGTACAGGAACATCCTCCACCTACCGTTTGGACACCTCCTGATGAAGGTACATTCAAGTGCAATGTTGATGCCGGCTATAATAATAGGTTGGGTACGTCGAATAGAGGATGGTGTGTTAGAAACAATGGTGGTCATTTTATTATCGCAGGTGTAGCTTGGGACTACGGTTTATTACCAACTAATGTGGCGGAAGCAATGGCGTTGAAAGAAGCGATACAAGGTGCTATTTCCCTTCAGTTGAATAATGTTATTTTTGAAAGCGACTCCCAGTTGGTGGTGAAAGCCATTCTCAAAAATCAAGTTGGTAGATCTGAATTTAGCCATGTTATTTTAGCCATTAAGAATTTGTTACATTTCTTTCCAAACTTTGAGGTCAAGTTCATAaagcgccaagcgaattcggttgcccataAGTTAACTAAGGCGGtcaattcttggtctaggcgtcaTGTTATTAATGAGACTCCTCTCTGTATTGTGTCACATTTGATTAATGAAAGGCATTGA
- the LOC131658900 gene encoding F-box protein SKIP23-like, producing the protein MEVDWGNLEPLPLSLIFDKLGERVDHIYFSKVCKNWYFIAKFNYQNRQIQNNVLPMLMIPTRNKIRTKRSLYAISSKRDYDLKLFVPHNKRFCGSSHGWLAKVDSSSEVTLITLLNPFKNALSIRLPPIYMMDILRRKTYYECNVHKVVLSADPTIRPHDYVVVCIYSMRKCVAFLKAGQKIWTYIDTDHCCFNDAIFYKDLVYVIGRWNNIVSFDLCNLRKKKVISKVVSLKGGDYAHRAYLVKSLEGDLWLVRKFIGYPDDDEMPSSGAEKFEVYKLELDLQSGKLIQMLKLNSLGDNVLFVGDSDSVSMSASYFSNYLKKDSIYYTDDFYEDTPKPYPNGPSDMRIYNVKEDKFNQHCPFEPWFRRMPPAVWIIPPNNFELK; encoded by the coding sequence ATGGAGGTAGATTGGGGGAATTTAGAACCACTTCCtttaagtttgatttttgataagttaGGTGAACGTGTAGATCACATATATTTCAGTAAGGTATGTAAGAATTGGTATTTTATTGCAAAGTTCAATTATCAAAATCGACAAATACAAAATAATGTATTGCCGATGTTGATGATTCCCACAAGAAATAAGAtcagaaccaaaagaagtttatATGCGATTTCATCCAAAAGGGATTATGATTTAAAACTATTCGTACCTCATAACAAAAGATTTTGTGGTTCGAGTCATGGTTGGCTAGCTAAGGTGGATTCTAGTTCTGAAGTTACACTTATAACACTCCTCAATCCTTTTAAAAATGCTCTTTCCATCCGTTTACCACCCATCTACATGATGGATATACTAAGAAGAAAAACGTATTATGAGTGTAATGTGCATAAGGTTGTTTTATCTGCCGATCCAACAATTAGGCCACACGATTATGTTGTTGTATGCATTTACAGTATGCGTAAATGTGTTGCTTTTCTAAAGGCTGGACAAAAGATTTGGACTTATATTGATACGGATCATTGTTGCTTTAATGATGCTATATTCTATAAAGATTTAGTCTATGTTATAGGACGATGGAATAACATTGTCTCTTTTGATTTGTGTAATTTGAGGAAGAAAAAGGTAATTTCCAAAGTTGTTTCTTTGAAGGGGGGAGATTATGCTCATAGAGCTTATCTTGTAAAATCATTAGAAGGAGACTTATGGCTAGTAAGAAAATTTATCGGTTATCCTGATGATGATGAAATGCCTAGCAGTGGTGCAGAAAAATTTGAAGTGTATAAATTAGAATTGGATCTTCAAAGTGGTAAACTTATTCAAATGTTAAAGCTTAATAGCTTGGGAGATAATGTCTTATTTGTGGGTGATAGTGATTCTGTATCTATGTCGGCTTCATATTTCTCTAACTATCTtaaaaaagattcaatttatTATACAGATGATTTTTACGAAGACACCCCAAAGCCTTACCCTAATGGACCATCTGATATGAGAATCTACAACGTAAAAGAGGACAAATTTAATCAACATTGCCCTTTTGAACCTTGGTTTAGACGAATGCCACCTGCTGTATGGATTATTCCACCGAACAATTTTGAATTGAAATAA